The following coding sequences lie in one Desulfobacterales bacterium genomic window:
- a CDS encoding enoyl-CoA hydratase/isomerase family protein, with protein MSIVTWEKKDTVAVLTMNNKENRQNLDFGNAMIKVLDEILEDKSIFALVITSSDEKNWSQGVDLQWLLERKAANDIQSIKNFMYRMNDVFKKLLLYPMPVIAAINGHAFGNGAILACACDFRLMRSDRGFFCFPEVDIGIPFLEGMIAFVKKAIPYYKFQEMKYTGRRVGAPELEQHNVIQKACKDLDELMKESMAFAKIFQKKRGIFGEMKKRMHKSIIEIIDKNDPEYIEPLFIIIQE; from the coding sequence ATGTCTATTGTAACGTGGGAAAAGAAAGATACAGTTGCTGTTCTCACTATGAATAACAAGGAAAATAGACAAAACTTGGATTTTGGTAATGCTATGATAAAGGTGTTGGATGAAATCCTTGAAGATAAGAGTATATTTGCCCTTGTAATAACATCAAGTGATGAAAAGAATTGGTCTCAAGGAGTTGATCTTCAATGGCTTTTGGAGCGTAAAGCTGCAAATGATATTCAAAGTATAAAAAATTTTATGTATCGCATGAATGATGTTTTTAAAAAATTGCTTTTATATCCCATGCCGGTTATAGCCGCTATAAATGGTCATGCTTTTGGAAATGGAGCAATCCTTGCGTGTGCTTGCGATTTCCGTTTAATGAGGTCTGATAGGGGATTTTTCTGCTTTCCAGAAGTTGATATCGGTATTCCTTTTTTAGAGGGTATGATTGCATTTGTTAAAAAGGCGATCCCTTATTACAAATTTCAGGAAATGAAATATACCGGCAGACGTGTAGGTGCTCCTGAGCTTGAGCAGCATAATGTAATCCAAAAAGCTTGTAAAGACCTTGATGAACTCATGAAAGAATCAATGGCTTTTGCAAAAATATTCCAGAAAAAGCGGGGCATTTTTGGAGAAATGAAAAAAAGGATGCATAAATCAATTATTGAAATTATAGATAAAAATGATCCTGAATATATAGAACCGCTTTTTATAATTATACAAGAGTAA
- a CDS encoding SAM-dependent chlorinase/fluorinase, with protein sequence MNIITLLTDFGLNDAYVGIMKGVILSINPYVQIIDISHSVTPQDITQSAYLISSAYKYFPQNTIHIVVVDPGVGSQRQIIAAKINGHIFICSNNGILSLIMDKNDVEIEEIICIDNDEYFLKPVSKTFHGRDIFAPIAAHLSKGIPLKKIGTAFNQDKVVKLNIAKPFISTKNELIGQVVHIDHFGNLITNIDSETLRKFNKIPSMFKILINSNEINGIFDTYTDVEIGQPIALIGSSGFLEISVNSGKGSDYFNVKNGVNIKIQTKTKKEDECLL encoded by the coding sequence ATGAACATTATAACGCTTCTTACCGATTTTGGACTAAATGATGCTTATGTTGGCATAATGAAAGGAGTTATTTTATCAATAAATCCTTACGTTCAAATCATAGATATATCCCATTCTGTAACGCCTCAAGATATAACACAATCCGCGTATTTAATAAGTTCCGCCTATAAATATTTTCCTCAAAATACGATTCATATAGTTGTCGTTGATCCGGGCGTAGGAAGCCAAAGACAGATAATTGCAGCTAAAATAAATGGGCATATTTTTATTTGTTCAAACAACGGTATTTTGAGCCTTATTATGGATAAAAATGATGTTGAAATTGAAGAAATTATTTGTATTGATAATGACGAATATTTTTTAAAACCTGTAAGTAAAACATTTCACGGACGGGATATTTTTGCGCCGATTGCAGCCCATTTATCAAAAGGGATTCCTTTAAAAAAAATTGGAACAGCTTTTAATCAAGATAAAGTTGTAAAATTAAATATTGCAAAACCTTTCATTTCAACAAAGAATGAACTTATAGGTCAAGTTGTACATATTGATCATTTTGGAAATTTAATAACTAATATAGACTCAGAGACGCTTAGAAAATTTAATAAAATCCCTTCAATGTTTAAAATACTAATCAATTCAAATGAAATTAATGGTATTTTTGATACATATACGGATGTTGAAATAGGACAGCCTATAGCGCTTATCGGAAGTAGTGGATTCCTTGAAATATCAGTAAATTCAGGAAAAGGATCTGATTATTTTAACGTTAAAAATGGAGTTAATATAAAAATTCAAACAAAAACAAAAAAGGAGGATGAATGTCTATTGTAA